Proteins encoded within one genomic window of Pectobacterium araliae:
- the degQ gene encoding serine endoprotease DegQ, whose translation MKKTSLLFSALAMSIGLTLSTLPVANAALPAVVQGQQTPSLAPMLEKVLPAVVSVHVEGTQVQRQRVPEEFKFFFGPNFPTDKQNTRPFEGLGSGVIIDAAKGYVLTNNHVINNADKIRVQLNDGREYEAKLIGRDEQTDIALLQLNNAKNLVSVKMADSDQLRVGDFAVAVGNPFGLGQTATSGIISALGRSGLNLEGLENFIQTDASINRGNSGGALVNLNGELIGINTAILAPGGGNIGIGFAIPSNMAQNLAQQLVEFGEVKRGLLGIKGSEMTSEIAKAFNVDAQRGAFVSEVLPKSAAAKAGIKAGDVLTTLDGKPISSFAELRAKVGTTAPGKTVKIGLLRDGKPQEVSVVLDNSSSASTSAETLSPSLQGASLTNGQLKDGSKGVQIDNVAKDTPAAQVGLQKGDIIIGVNRERIENITQLRKLLEAKPSVLALNIVRGEETIYLLLR comes from the coding sequence ATGAAAAAAACATCATTACTATTTAGTGCACTGGCAATGAGTATCGGTTTGACCCTGTCCACGCTTCCCGTAGCGAATGCTGCGCTGCCTGCCGTGGTTCAAGGGCAACAGACGCCAAGTCTGGCCCCGATGCTGGAGAAAGTCTTGCCAGCCGTCGTCAGCGTGCATGTTGAAGGTACACAGGTACAGCGTCAGCGCGTACCAGAAGAATTCAAATTCTTCTTTGGTCCGAATTTCCCAACGGACAAACAAAATACTCGCCCATTTGAGGGGCTGGGTTCCGGTGTGATTATTGATGCAGCAAAAGGTTATGTGCTCACCAACAATCACGTCATCAACAACGCCGATAAAATACGCGTCCAGCTTAATGACGGGCGTGAATATGAAGCGAAGCTGATTGGTCGTGACGAGCAGACCGATATCGCCCTGCTACAGTTGAATAACGCCAAAAATCTGGTCTCTGTGAAAATGGCGGATTCCGATCAGTTGCGCGTTGGTGATTTCGCCGTTGCCGTGGGTAACCCATTTGGCCTCGGCCAGACGGCAACGTCTGGTATTATCTCCGCGCTGGGGCGTAGCGGCTTGAATCTTGAAGGGTTAGAAAACTTCATCCAGACCGATGCGTCCATTAACCGTGGTAACTCCGGTGGAGCGCTGGTTAACCTCAACGGTGAGCTGATCGGTATCAATACCGCGATCCTGGCACCGGGCGGTGGAAATATCGGCATCGGTTTCGCCATCCCTAGCAACATGGCCCAGAATCTGGCGCAGCAGTTGGTTGAATTCGGCGAGGTCAAACGCGGGCTGCTGGGTATTAAAGGCAGCGAAATGACGTCGGAAATAGCGAAAGCGTTTAACGTCGATGCTCAGCGCGGTGCTTTCGTCAGCGAAGTCTTACCGAAATCCGCTGCGGCCAAAGCCGGCATCAAGGCGGGCGACGTATTGACGACGCTGGATGGCAAACCGATCAGCAGCTTTGCCGAACTGCGGGCCAAAGTCGGCACCACCGCGCCGGGCAAGACCGTGAAAATCGGCCTGCTGCGTGATGGTAAACCGCAGGAAGTTTCCGTCGTGTTGGATAACAGCTCATCAGCATCAACCAGCGCTGAAACGCTTTCACCGTCATTACAGGGGGCTTCCCTGACCAATGGCCAATTGAAAGACGGCAGCAAGGGTGTGCAGATTGATAACGTCGCTAAGGACACTCCTGCCGCGCAGGTTGGCCTGCAAAAAGGCGATATCATCATCGGCGTAAACCGCGAGCGTATTGAAAACATCACGCAACTGCGCAAACTGCTGGAAGCGAAACCTTCCGTTCTGGCGCTGAATATCGTCCGGGGCGAAGAAACGATTTATCTGCTGCTGCGTTAA
- the zapG gene encoding Z-ring associated protein ZapG has product MTWEYALIGLVVGIIIGAVAMRFGNRKLRQQQVLQNELEKSKTELEDYRQELVGHFARSAELLDNMADDYRQLYQHMAKSSNSLLPHVPGQDNPFKYRLTESEADNDQAPVNMPPRDYSDGASGLLRGERPIRK; this is encoded by the coding sequence ATGACTTGGGAGTATGCGCTGATAGGTTTAGTTGTCGGTATTATTATTGGTGCTGTCGCCATGCGCTTTGGTAACCGTAAGCTGCGGCAACAGCAGGTCTTGCAAAATGAGCTGGAGAAAAGCAAAACCGAACTGGAAGATTATCGTCAGGAATTGGTTGGACACTTCGCCCGCAGCGCGGAGTTGTTGGACAACATGGCGGATGACTATCGTCAGCTTTATCAGCACATGGCGAAAAGCTCCAATAGCCTGTTACCTCACGTTCCTGGTCAGGATAATCCGTTTAAATATCGTCTGACCGAATCAGAAGCGGATAACGATCAGGCTCCGGTCAACATGCCACCACGCGATTATTCCGATGGTGCTTCAGGTTTGCTTCGGGGCGAGCGCCCGATTCGTAAGTAA